In a genomic window of Pedobacter sp. KBS0701:
- a CDS encoding M3 family metallopeptidase, with protein sequence MKKVYYLPMLAFLTILGACNNKKNAEESSEGFSSANPFYKASALAFQAPAFDKIKNGDFKPALEEGMKQQMDEIRKIADQTDAPGFENTILAIEKSGQLLSRTSMVFNLLTGANTNPELQKVKEEEAPKLTANTDAIYLNTKLFNRVETLYKKKDQLKLDAESLRLLEYYYQKFELAGAKLSDADKDKLKELNKEEATLGAKFTAQLQAAGKGLKNTTQQPELQSMTDRAKREELFKKSWNRAEKGDANDTRKIISRIAQIRSAQAALLGFKNYAAWKLQNQMAKTPEAVEDFFSKVIPVATAKAKSEAADIQAVIDQQKGGFKLEPWDWDFYAEQVRKAKFDLDENEVKPYFELNKVLINGVFYAATQLYGITFKERKDLPVYQEDVLVFDVMDKDGKQLGLFYCDYYKRDNKDGGAWMDNLVPQSKLFGTIPVIYNVCNFAKPEAGKPALISFDDVTTMFHEFGHGLHGLFANQQYPSLSGANVARDYVEFPSQFNEHWASDPKILKNYALHYQTGAQMPQALLDKIKKAGSFNQGYIFTEALAAADLDMQWHTISPGSPLQDVDKFEAEALKKTNLNLSYVPPRYRSSYFLHIWSNGYAAGYYAYSWTSMLENDAFSWFQENGGLTRANGQRFRDMILSKGNTEDLGKMFFNFRGHNPDIKPMLKKRGLL encoded by the coding sequence ATGAAAAAAGTATATTATTTACCCATGCTGGCTTTTTTAACCATTCTAGGTGCCTGCAATAACAAAAAAAATGCTGAAGAAAGCAGTGAAGGCTTTTCATCGGCCAATCCTTTTTATAAAGCAAGCGCACTTGCTTTTCAGGCTCCAGCTTTCGACAAAATAAAAAACGGAGATTTTAAACCGGCATTAGAAGAAGGAATGAAGCAGCAAATGGATGAAATCCGGAAAATTGCTGATCAGACCGATGCGCCAGGCTTTGAAAATACCATCTTGGCCATCGAAAAAAGCGGACAACTGCTGAGCCGGACAAGCATGGTTTTCAACCTGCTTACAGGCGCCAATACCAATCCTGAATTGCAAAAGGTTAAAGAAGAGGAAGCTCCCAAACTTACTGCAAATACTGATGCCATTTACTTAAATACCAAACTTTTTAACCGGGTAGAAACCCTTTACAAAAAGAAAGATCAGCTGAAGTTAGATGCCGAATCGTTGCGCTTACTGGAGTATTATTACCAGAAATTTGAATTGGCTGGAGCAAAGCTATCTGACGCTGACAAAGACAAGCTTAAAGAGCTGAATAAAGAAGAAGCTACTTTAGGCGCAAAGTTTACCGCACAGTTACAGGCAGCGGGTAAAGGTTTAAAAAATACTACTCAACAGCCCGAATTGCAATCAATGACCGATCGTGCCAAGAGAGAGGAACTTTTTAAGAAATCATGGAACAGGGCCGAAAAAGGCGATGCAAACGATACCCGTAAAATAATTTCAAGAATTGCGCAGATCCGTTCTGCTCAGGCGGCACTACTTGGCTTTAAAAATTATGCAGCCTGGAAATTGCAAAATCAGATGGCTAAAACACCTGAAGCAGTAGAAGATTTTTTTAGCAAAGTTATTCCTGTTGCTACCGCGAAGGCAAAAAGTGAAGCGGCAGATATACAGGCTGTAATCGATCAGCAAAAAGGGGGCTTTAAACTAGAGCCCTGGGATTGGGACTTTTATGCCGAACAAGTTCGTAAAGCAAAATTTGATCTGGATGAAAACGAGGTTAAACCTTATTTCGAGTTAAATAAGGTCCTCATTAACGGTGTGTTTTATGCTGCAACACAACTTTACGGTATTACTTTTAAAGAACGTAAAGATTTACCTGTTTATCAGGAAGATGTTCTTGTTTTTGATGTAATGGACAAAGATGGAAAACAGTTAGGTTTGTTTTATTGTGATTACTATAAACGTGATAACAAAGATGGTGGTGCCTGGATGGATAACCTTGTTCCACAATCTAAACTATTCGGCACAATACCGGTAATTTATAATGTCTGCAATTTTGCAAAACCCGAAGCCGGAAAACCAGCATTAATTAGTTTTGACGATGTTACCACCATGTTTCATGAGTTTGGACACGGTTTGCATGGTCTGTTTGCTAACCAGCAATATCCCAGTCTTTCGGGTGCGAACGTAGCCCGTGATTATGTTGAATTTCCTTCCCAGTTTAATGAACATTGGGCTTCTGATCCAAAAATACTGAAGAACTACGCGCTTCACTATCAGACCGGAGCACAGATGCCGCAGGCTTTGCTGGATAAAATTAAAAAGGCGGGTTCCTTTAACCAGGGTTATATTTTTACTGAAGCTTTGGCAGCGGCCGATCTGGATATGCAGTGGCATACAATTTCTCCGGGTTCACCATTACAGGACGTTGATAAATTTGAAGCTGAGGCTTTAAAAAAAACCAATTTAAATTTATCGTATGTGCCGCCACGTTACCGCTCCAGCTATTTTTTGCATATCTGGAGTAATGGCTACGCCGCAGGTTATTACGCCTACAGCTGGACTTCTATGCTTGAAAATGATGCATTTTCATGGTTTCAGGAAAATGGAGGATTAACCAGAGCAAATGGTCAGCGTTTTAGGGATATGATTCTGTCCAAAGGAAATACGGAAGATCTTGGCAAAATGTTCTTTAATTTCAGGGGGCATAATCCTGATATTAAACCAATGCTTAAAAAGCGAGGATTGTTATAA
- a CDS encoding YdeI/OmpD-associated family protein, whose protein sequence is MDIKKPKAFKAEIKIIGINPFVFVPEEALNYVFHQSGKNKGQLPVKMKIDGHEFKQTLVKYAGDWRLYLNTPMRKAAGKDIGDTATFEIEFDTEERTISINPKLLHALAKNKQAKDIFDGLAPHLQKEIIRYIANLKTEESVDRNVKKAIQFLLGKERFIGRDGI, encoded by the coding sequence ATGGATATCAAAAAACCGAAAGCTTTTAAGGCTGAGATTAAAATTATAGGCATCAATCCTTTTGTGTTTGTACCAGAGGAAGCATTAAATTATGTTTTTCATCAATCTGGAAAAAATAAGGGACAGCTTCCTGTTAAAATGAAAATTGATGGTCATGAATTTAAACAAACCCTGGTTAAATATGCAGGAGATTGGCGTTTGTACCTCAATACGCCCATGCGAAAAGCAGCCGGAAAAGATATTGGCGACACCGCAACTTTCGAAATTGAATTTGATACTGAAGAACGGACAATTAGTATCAATCCTAAATTATTACATGCCTTAGCAAAAAACAAACAGGCCAAAGATATATTTGATGGCCTTGCTCCTCATTTACAAAAGGAAATTATACGTTATATTGCCAACCTTAAAACGGAAGAGTCGGTTGACCGCAATGTCAAAAAAGCTATTCAATTTCTTTTGGGTAAAGAACGGTTTATCGGTAGAGATGGGATTTAA
- a CDS encoding DUF2892 domain-containing protein, producing the protein MPNIIRLIAGFALLGGAVALFIFGFWPWGIVAILLGIIVLVTYFFNENMLLAQWFLRKDNMPKAKMFLDRITNYETQLIKVQHGYYNLLIGLIESRTAPMKSEKYFKTALSLGMQMDHNVALAKLSLAGIAMAKRNKREATMYLAEAKKADKNKLLADQIKQMKDQMGMMDKQQQVRYR; encoded by the coding sequence ATGCCAAATATTATCAGATTAATTGCGGGGTTTGCTTTACTGGGTGGCGCAGTAGCTTTATTTATTTTCGGTTTCTGGCCGTGGGGTATTGTTGCCATTTTATTGGGGATAATTGTACTTGTAACCTATTTCTTTAATGAGAACATGCTTTTAGCACAATGGTTCCTCAGAAAAGATAACATGCCCAAGGCAAAAATGTTTTTAGATCGCATTACCAATTATGAAACGCAGTTGATTAAAGTTCAACATGGTTATTATAATTTGTTGATCGGGTTAATTGAAAGCAGAACAGCGCCAATGAAATCAGAAAAATATTTCAAAACTGCTTTGAGCCTGGGTATGCAGATGGATCATAACGTTGCTTTAGCAAAATTAAGTTTAGCAGGCATTGCAATGGCTAAGCGTAACAAACGCGAAGCAACCATGTATCTTGCTGAAGCGAAAAAAGCAGATAAAAATAAATTATTGGCCGATCAGATCAAACAAATGAAAGATCAGATGGGCATGATGGACAAACAACAGCAAGTTCGTTACAGATAG